DNA sequence from the Narcine bancroftii isolate sNarBan1 chromosome 11, sNarBan1.hap1, whole genome shotgun sequence genome:
GATAACCTGCCAAAATTACATATTAACAACTGGCATTCACATCCACAAtggtgaagtgttttgagaggctggtgttgaaataTATCGGCTCTTGTCTGAGCAGCCATTCCAATTTGCTTACCACTGAAAAGACACATCAGGATgccctttattgactacagtttggcattcaacacttatcatcccctcaaaactgatcagcaaacactaATACCTGGGCATCAATACTCCACTGTGTGACTGGAGCATGGATTTCCTCCCTTCCAGACCactatcagtgaggattgataggAACATCTTGTCCATAATCTTCATCAGTTCTGGAGCACCATTCTTAGTCCCCTCCTCTACTTGCTTACACCCATGATTGTATGGCTCAGGATGTTCGTAACACCATCTTCAAAttttctgacaataccatggtagtcaGTTGTATAAAAAGGAGTGGTGATTCAGCATACacgagggagaatgaaaacttggctgaatggtgtacaaacaacaacctcacactcgatgtcaccaaaaccaattagctgaagggaaaactagaggtgtatgatCTACTCATCATTGGAGGGATCAGGTGAGAGGGGGAACAAATTGAAATTCCTGagagttactatcttggaggacctttcctaaaCCCAATATAGGAAtagcatcataaagaaagcacgtcGTCACCTCTGGTtcgtcaggagtttgcagaggtttggtataacattggaaaccttggcaaacatctacagatatgcagtagaaagtgtgctgactggctgcttcACAGCCTAGTATGGGGGTacttgagcagaaagccctgcaaaagataatcAACACAGCCCACTACATCAcaagaaaaaccctccccaccaatgaGAAAATATACATATAACACTGCTGTAagtaggaaagaggtataggtgccacaagactcatactactgagttcaagaacagttgtgacccctccaccaccagactcctaaaGAACAAACTCTGActcatttaaaaacatttattttgcacactatttattactgaattttttttctgtatttgcacagtttgtttacatttctcactcGTATAAATATCTTAAGTACAGTTCTTTTTTGCAGTACCAATAAGTTATAATTCTGCCTGGCATGCAGAAAAATTaatctcaagattgtatgtgatgtcatgtatgtagtctgactataaatctgaaatttgaacttgGAGATGGTGTGGAATAAACATTTTTTGGAAAAAAGAGAAAGATATCTTGTTTAAGTAGTATACTCATAAAGTTATAAATGATGCACTGACTTCTCAACAAGATCTCAAGAGCTGTTATTAACTTGATTAATTCAATGGATCTTGCAATCTCGAAGACCAAAGGAGTAATAAATTGCTTAATCTCAGAATGCAATAAATCATTAGATGAGAAATAATTTCCATTGCAGATTGTTCTGTTACTTATTAGGCATGTAGCATAAAATTGTTCCCTTTTGGGGAAGATTTCATTTTCCTTTCCATATGTAAAATTATTATTGAAGATTTATCTGCTGCAATAGATTTTCTTATAATTTCAAATTAATATAAGCAATTTACATCATTACAGAATAATATCACACTGGATGGTAGTTTGAGCAGGAGACAGTTTGATCTGTGTACCAAATTCTGCCAGTGTATATTTCAGCTTCCTTTATGCTAGTCTGAATAAATCGAATACAagttaaataattttaattttgtaccCTGGATTGCCATTCACTAAAATTGAAGGCTGCAGATGTGCGTACGTGATTAGTACATCACCCATCACTAGATCTGGTTAGACGATATTGAGTAtcatcctcaatggaaaaaacagCCTTGGACTACTCCAAGATAATCCTGGTCAGTAGAGATAGTCTTGCTAACCTCCATTTTTATCTCCTGTATTCATGCTGCTAATCACAAGCAAAAGAAGTTCAAGTATATGTTTCTCATAACATCCTATCTATCCATTCAGCTGCCTTTCAAACTCCTTCCTAATGTACCATTATTTCCCTGATATCCTAATCATATTCATGTGATGGTCAGaacgcgcgagagagagagagagagacagcatggaaatgggtCTTTTGGCCCATCAAGTGTTTGGCGACCATTAGCACATTTTATTTTTACATCGACCCTACCCTAACTCGTTCTTCTCCTCATTTTCCCATCAACTCCTCCTTGATTCTACTATTCATCAAAGCTGGGGGAAATTTACATTGGCCATTTAACCTACCAAATCACACCTATTGAGATGAGGAATGAATCTCaagcgcctggaggaaacccacatagccATCATGAGAATATGAAAATTCTGCAGGGATTTGTCTTCTGCTTTTGTGATCCCAATCCCAGTAAACGTTTTTTTATTCTGATGTTAACACAATACATTTAATTTTGATCATACCCTTCCACATGACATCCTTGTTCCTTTGTTTGTTATTTCTGTCTTTTGTTTATCTTTTGTCTTCTCaactatccatgtacctgactaTGGTCTGTTGGTCATTCCTTATCCTCCCCTCTCAAGAATTGCCAAAACTGTCTTCTGCAAACTATGCCATATCCAATcagttttttctctctttttgagGTCTCCTTTAAACTGGCCTCCAGGGTTTTTGGTTATTTCTCTCTGTATGATCTGTCTCTGTGCATTTTTGTTGACTTAGTCCTTTAAAATATGTTTTGCTGCATTTAATATGGTGTTGAAATCCAAGTAAATGTTGAGGCTGCCTCTGATCTGCATGacaattatttcttaaattaccaGTGTGAGGTGATTTTTACCCTTAATTCGGGATCAATGCCAGGGTCAGAGATAAGTGCTCCCCACTTCTTATGGATGTAGTTTGTACATTTCTAATATTGTTTGGGTTCTTTTTCTCTCAGAAGTAACTACAGCAAGAGCATTAAGATTAACAACAGAACCAACTGCAGGTGGGTTGAAGATGTTTGGAATGTCCAAGGGTGTAATTTCTTTACCTTTTTGACTATGCAAGTTTTCATCTTTGCCTCAAAGCTACTTTTCTGCAATGACCCCATATTCTTTGATTATCAAAACATTGTACTGTATCTCCATACCCatggcaataaacaattcaacatCCAAATGTTCATTGATCAATCTTGTAAATACTGAATAATAGAGCTTCTACAACTCTCTTGGGCTGAAATTCCAGATTCAATGCCCTtcaagtgaagaaatttctttttaTCTGTTCTAAATTGCTGATCTTTCTTTTGAAACTCTGAATCATGGATCTAGACCCCAACCACAGCCcagattttatatattttttaaaatctgtatctTTCCTATCTTTTATATGCCATCTctgtcatcccaggaatcaatggTATTGGAGATTTCATTGAGGTCGTTCATTCTATATCTGGCTTGTCTGAACTTGCAGCTTGTGGTGTCCATCCACCATGATCAACCTTTCGAGGATCCTTTtactgtcacgtaataatacatatgaatgtaatatacatgatatacttctgcCTTTGTCTGCTGGAATGCAAAAGAGTtggcatgagcattgcctggtgctcctaacattaagagaaagagaagcgaaagaTTATGTCTTCAGAGAcactaagtgtccatggattctcctccagcggtcctgcaacctctgcagatGCATAGACTCccgttcaaaccattggcaggtCCAGGTCCAAATCTCTGATACATTCAGCATCTGAGGCCCTTTGAGAACCTACTCTTTGTGTCAGAAATCTAATGTGCAGCAAAATGGGTACCAATTTGGCTTTGATTAGAGGACCCTAAAGTTCTGCCTTTATAACAGTACTTGCCTTTAGACAGCTCACCGTGGCTTCTCCAGCACAAGGTAAAAGAATAATCAACATTCAGCATAATGCAGGATTGCTGAAGGAAGCCACTCCGCTCATTATGTATATACTAAATTTTTGAGAGTTCAATTAATTCTAGTTATCTGTTCTTGATTTATATATTTCTATCAATGTTTCCAATGAGCTGAAAGTTATTTTCTTAAAATCTacttcgattttttttttttgaagactgcaTGTTCCTGATGGTTGCTCCATAATTTCTCCATTTGTGGTTCGTTTGGCAACACATTTATTTCTCCACTATTTACAATGCTTGCACCGACAAAAACTTTGCCTGATTTGTTCTGATTAGGGTTAGTTCTGTCAAAACTTTTCTAAATATTCTCTTCAGTAAACGTAATCTCAACGTGTCTAGTCTCTTTATAAAAACTGAAGTATTGCATCGttttggtaaatctcctttgtgtCTGCTGCCTTGATATTCTTTTTGATGTATAATATCCAGAATGAGTCACAGTTGTGGACACCATACATCAGAAAGGGTATTTATAAAGGTGTAGCATAACTTGCTTGCTTTTATACAGTCTGCCTGTAACTATTTACCCAAGTATACTGTATGGCTTTATAAATGCTGCTCTTAAGTTAAGCTGACATATTCAAATGCTTACATACAAATAAACCAAGCTTGTGTTTCTACTCCCACTTTAAAGCTTAACAGTTATGTTTCCCTCTCCACTAGGTTATACAGTCATGGAGGCATTTTAGAACCAAAAGAGGCTAATCACCCCACTAAATCTTTGACAACCCGTTTTATTTTCCctacattctcatcaacttcccAAGATTCTGCCTCTCCCTGAGACACAAGAAACAATTTACAGTGGCAACCTACCAGTGCACGCATTTTTGGCATGTGATAGGAATATGCAGCTGCAGTAAGAACATTTACACTCCACACATTCAGTCCTCAATCTAGCATTGAACTTGGGCTTCTGGCATTTTATGAGCTGCATCACTGTGTCACCCATAGTTAGACttctctgatttttaaaaaaaaaagataaatctcAGGATGTTTGCAGCATGGAAGGATGCCATTCAATCAGGGAAAGGTGCTTCATCCATGATGTCTGTGCCAACTATGGTGCCAATTCAAATTAATTCCATCTGCCTGCACCAAATTCAGATCCCTATATTGCTTGCCTATTCATGTGCTGGTCTAAATGCCCCTGAACTCTTGGTATaatttctgcttccaccacttctccTGGCATCATGTTCTGGCcaccttccattttttttttataaaaaacctTGCCCTGCACATTTGtcccctcactttaaacacaCATCCTCTAGTATGTGATATTTTTATCCTGGACAAAGATACCTACTGCCTACCCCTTCAATGCCACACATGATTTTatagacttctatcaagtcttcCCTCAGCTCTGACActacagagaaaacaacccacatTTCTCAAACCTTTCCCCAAGGCTTGTACTTCTAAACTAGACAATATTCTGGTAAGTCTCTTCTGTCTTATTTCTAAACCCTCCACATTCTTCCTCAAATAGGGTGACCAGTATTGCACAGCCAGAGTTTAAGAAAGTTGGTGCTTTGAGAGTTCCATCTTGTGTCCTTCATGGAAATTGTCTTTCATTAGTAAACTTAATTTCTTTCAAATTAATGATTCAATTCCCTTATGTTAATCAATCTTTTATTTAGTATCTTGATTTATTTGTGCCAACTTGCCCAAAATTCTTTCCTGCAGTCACTCTAATTTGGCACATGTGTTTGTTAATCATTTTACTGCCATCTTATCATTCAGACCAGGGGTGAACTTGTTTATTATCCTGAACAAATTTGCATTTCCAATGGGCTGTTTAATACTTTTTTATTAATTCCAAAACATGATAATCTGTCCCAGGGTAATAATATACACTTTGTAAATTATGCTTCTTATCTCTGTGCCCCTCAAAGGTGTGTGGTGCAGTAAAACAACCTTAATAAGAGATCTAATTATGATGTGCAATATGAACTCCTGACTTGTTCTCAATGCTAATTGGGTGGTTGTAGCTGCAAACATTTTTTCAAATATTGTCATTCATGCTACTCAATGTTTAATCTCTTATTtacagctgaaagaacacatcTCTTTGCAATCATCGGTGTTATGCTTTCGGTGATTGCTTTTGGCTGTATAGTTTGTGTACAGTCAGAATCCAAAAGAAATGGTAAGGGAGATCTTAGCAACCCCATAATTGTTgtattctgtttattttttttctggatcTCCCCAAGTTGGTGCGCTAAAATTAATGTGCTTATGGTAGATGTGTTATCAATGTGATTGTGGGATAGCCACAATTTCATTCCCCAACTTTCCCTCCATACCCTACAAAGGACCTCAGCATTTATTCCCAATTACACACCTGAAATCCAATGCTTAACTGCTTGAAGTGTTAATTGCAGAGAAGGGTATGAGAAGGTGGGGAGATATCAGCATGAAATCATTCTGTCCTGCTTATATTTGTTACTGGAACAAACTTCATTGTAGACATCCATAGAATTACACTGTTCTTCATTGAAattcagatggggggggggggttccttttCCCCACTTGTTGCAGATGTTTTCACTTTATGCATGCTTCAGTTGGCAGAACAACACTATTACagaattatacagaatttaaatgtACACAATGTACCCAACTTTGCGGCCCAAAGGTTAGGTTGTGAGAGCAAGAATTGCTTTAAACGAAAAGGGAACTTGTGCACATCCCATACTTAGTGCATTGTTTTTGTCCAGCAGAACTTTCTTTGGTTCCTCATAGTCACATTGTTTAGTCAAAAGTCTTCCAGTGCCTATCAGCCCCACAAATTCATTATATATTCGCTTAACTGTTGAGGGAAAGTGATATTGAACATTTTGGGTACAGTGTTTTGCATGCTATTTAAAAAATCTGTAATTTGTTTTCAATTCAATGTTAAAACCATCTCTTTTTAGAAATGATAAAAGATCCAGAAAAAGAGCCAGATTTCGGTATGTTTCaatgcaaataatttattttttccttACATACATATTATATTTATTGACATATTTATATTTACACTGTGTTTTTATGTTCACCTTCGTAATGGTATCCTTGCACCAAGTGCAATTAGTGTGACCAAGGTAGTTCAATTTTAAATGTGATTGTGAAAAATGtataataaaattataaaagtggcAAGTTTATTTTTGACAGTTAATAGTTATGTTTATATTCACTAAACTTGTTATCATTTGTTTTTCCTCTGATTTCATGTTCCTTTGAGACCATGCAAATGTAATTCCATTTGTACACCCTTAATTTCATTTAACAATTCAAATCAAAAGTGTAGACTTAGGTACTTGCATAGGTTCTAGCTATGCCTACCTTTTTACTGCCTTCATGAAAATTTTTTTGTTCCAAACCTACTCTGggcataaccccccccccccccccccccccaactcttctcTGTAACACTGATAACTACATTGGAGCTGCTTCCTGCACCTGTGTGAATGAACTTTGCCAGTAACCTCCACTCTGCTCTGAAATTCATTAAACAATTTCTGAcatttccccttccccacctcccccactttTCTAGATCTCTCAGTCTCAAATTCTTGGGttcccacagttacctcaactacaCAGCCTCCAACCTAAGCCCCTTTTCTATTGGcatcttgtcccaggaattaatgagaAATTAACTTTTAAGGACCAGTGGAAAATGAAAACAATCAGCATgccggcgtgaaatgacatcaaatCACACCAGGGATTGATGACCTCAACCCCTACTCATATCTCCAGCGTCAGCTGATGCCGGCATGCTGATTaaaccaatggaaaaaggacaacttccatccattccatttgaaggtagactctccgatccccggggatgagttgtgttcagtggaaaagaagTCAGTGTTatggttaaaggtggcccagtggaaacggcacaaatgccttcctatcccaggacactgcaaggccaattaactgggatgccactgGAAAAAGGCCTCCAAACTTTTGTAAGGAAGCCATTCTTTCTCCACCTTCATTACATCTCAGAGATATTGaagtttgaagttctttacctgtTCCACTGTTGAATTGTTTCtgtctcctggtttccccttcctgaagtctacaatcagttccttggttttactaatgttgagtgcaaggtggttgttgtgtcACCAATCCTATCTGCTTATCTTTCCACATCCATCTCTCTGTTACCCACAGTACTTAATCTCTGCATCCACAGGAAGTGTAACGCTTGCTCTTGcatctcctcccttcccaccatccaggATCCCAAACAGCCCTTTCACACAAGGCAAAGATTCATATACCTCCTCTAACCTCATTACTGCTTTCTCTGTTCCCAATGTAGCCtcctacattggtgagaccaaacaccGTCTTGAACACCAATTTCACAGACCATCAGTGGCATACCATTTTTTAGCTCCCCTTCCATTCCCACACTCACCATTGGTTTTGGGCCTTCTCTACTGCCAGAGTGAAGCTCAGTGCAAACTAGAAGATAACAcgtcatattctgtctgggcagttCACAGCCTAATGGTGCGAACATAGagttttctaatttcaggtaataaACACCCTCTCTTTGCTCCTGTAACCCTTCCCAAACACTCCCACTCCTCTCCATGTTCCATCTCCCCTCCACCCTCATTTCCCCACTGGATTCTTTTGCACTCTCCTCTTCCTGCTCACCTCCCAgttccattcagtctctctttgTGCCATCATTCTCACCTTCACTTGTCAAATTCCAACACTGGCAGCCTCTGTCCCACTCCACCCTGTGTGACTCATCTGTTGGAGcaggaaataaattacatttttaaatttaaattaagacgtacaacatggttggaggcccttctggcccatgagccggtgccacccaaataaaccaattaactaacctacaacctctgtgcGTTTTTGAAACGGGAAGGAGGAGTTAATTTTAGACCAAATAGTTTGTTGTAGTATTAGATGTTTCAAAAGTTGGGAAATTAAAGATGGGGATGACAGGTAATTCAACAATCAAGGGAGACTTTAACTGACTCAAATGTTTGTTTACAACACAAGCATAAAGATGAAATTTGTGGAAAATATATTAAAGGCTTTTTAAAATCAGTTTAGATGCAGTTTAAATGACATTTGGACAGTTGGAAAGTGAACATGTAGAaggatgcaggcaaatgggaccagttgCAATTTGGTGTCATGTACAGGTTGTGCCGAAGGGCGTGTGAtaatgctgtatgtcttaatttaaatttaaaaatgtaatttatttacTGCTGTTCCTCACAGGCCTTGTCAAGCCATTCCTGTGTGACCATACCTGGAGCACTGGGTCATCACCATGCCTGTACATCACTAAACAGCCTGTCCTCACTGCTTAGCCAGGAGACCCATTGTTGTTGTTCATTCCTTGCAGTCTGTCCATCTGTAATTTAATATACagcatgtatattttttttaagaaggacCTGTTCGAGTGCAGAATGTAAGAACTTCATCGCACATGTACATGGTCCGTTGAGCCATAAACTGTTTGGGTCCACTTCTGCTGCTGCGCACAGCCCTCTCAGTTTCACGTCCCTTCCACTGCCATCACCCTCTTCAAGACCACTAACATATCAAACTGACACATTCCTTTCAGCTCCGCTGCACTGTACTCGCCATTTGAAGTCCACTTAAACGTGAAGGTACCACATTCCTTTCAGCTCCTCTGCGCTGTACTCGCCATTTGAAGTCCACTTAAACGTGAAGGTAGCACATTCCTTTCAGCTCCACTGCGCTGTACTCGCCATTTGAAGTCCACTTAAACGTGAAGGTACCACATTCCTTTCAGTTCTGCTGTGCTGCTTGCACCCTTTCAGATTCACTtgaggaacaagctgccaaattCCTTTCTCTATTGAGGCCCAAGCTGATGAATTGCTTTCTTGCCCATTTGTGCTGCCCTCACCCTTTCCAATCCACTTAAACATCAAACTAGTGTGTTACTTTTTAATTGCACATACTGCACTCACTCTTTCAAGTCAGCTTACACATCAACCTGGTGAATTCTTGCAGCACTCACCATTTCAGGTCCATTTAAGCAATAAGCTGCTATATTCCTTGCAAGTCCGCTGGCACAGCGCATACCCTTTTAGGTCCACTTGAGAAACAAGCTGCCAAATTCCTAGCTGGTCCACTTGTGCTATCCtcacactttaatttttttttccacttagcTCTGAATGATCTATTGTTGGCACTGAATTATGAAACTTTTATTTTCAGGTGTGAGCCAGGAGCTTCCACAGGTGCAAAAGAAAGTCCTGATCATTTATTCGCAAGACCATAGCCTCTATCAGAATGTTGTTCTCGCATTTGCTCAGTTCCTGATGACTGTCTGTGGTACCAAAGTGGCTTTAGATTGTTTACAGAGTAATGAAGCTGCAGAAGTTGGACACATCAATTGGCTCACTTTACAAAAAAATGAGTCAGACAAAATTATAATTCTCTGCTCCCGTGGAACAAAGGCAAAGTGGGAGGCTATGTTGGGTGTCAAACAGAACAAGATTTTACTGAAAAGTGAAGAACGCTCACCAATGCATGACATGTTTACTCCCGCCATGGCCTTGATTTTGCCAGACTTTAAGCGGCCAGCTTCCTTTGGGAAATACATAATTACATATTTTGATGACATCAGCAGTGAAGATGATGTACCTGATCCCTTTAATGTTGCTGTGAAGTACAAACTGATGAAACAGTTTGAAGATGTTCACTTTAGAGTGCAAGATTTGGAAAAATATGAGCCAGGAAAGACATTCCATGTGACAGGAATCACACTGGATGATTATCACAAACATCCATCTGGTGAATTACTGAAAAATGCACTCCAGAAGTTTAAGTTGTTACAAATGAAGCAGCCAGACTGGTTTGAAAAAGAATGCATCACATCTCCAGAGGAAGCAGGGATAGAAGAAGAATCACCTTTTGATTTTTCAGCAATTGAACAAAATATCTTGCAATACAAGACTTTTGGTACGTCTTGTACTGTGAATGATATATACACAGCCAAAGCTAATGGTGTGATATTTGAAAGGTGCCCAGTGGGATTTGAGAAAACAGTCCAAAATGTGGCTATGTCTCAAAATGTGATTGGAATAGACTGCAATGAAGCACAAATCTTTAACCTTGGAGATACCTTGGAGCCATTGTGCTCCACATCGATGATGGACTGCAGCCAAACTGTTTTGAACTGCTCCAATTTTGAGTCTCCTCCAAAGGCAGAAGGATCATTGAGATTGGCAAACAATTGGATGCTACAGAATGACATCAAGACGGTTCCTCAGTCTATCTGCGAAAGCAGTGTTGCAGTGAATGAAACAGTTGTGGAAGACTTCGGTAATGAACATAACTCGTGTATTTCTGATGATGTAAAGAGGAAACTTCATGATCTTCAGCAAATGCTCTTCCTCCAGGGTTTAATGTCATCTGAAGACTCAGCCAGAGATGTTGTTAGATATCCACAAACTCTTTCTCTtgtggagaaagaagaaaatgtagaTTCAGACCAGGGCTATATCTCCCAGCAGACAATTGGGAACACCTCTTCTGATGTATTAAATGACTTAAAAATGCTGCAGATGGCTTTACTTAATGAAAGCATGGAAGCGAACTGAGTAGAAAGTGGGCATGATGCAGTGCATGACATGCAGCCGACTCTCTTAGTAATTCAATACAATGAACATTTATAGGTTGAGCAAACTTAATATTtaagtgtatgtgtgtctgcCTGTATATGTATGTGCATAATATacaaaatctatttttaaaatgaaatctaTGAAGTAAAAGAATTAAACAAGATTAAATATgcgcagcatg
Encoded proteins:
- the LOC138745964 gene encoding interleukin-17 receptor A-like isoform X3, encoding MHFIKTKMQKGLSCTVLSANCLDPSWFKPSEWTPSFPKELLVTINKQEKAKGFYVPVLSIRWKLGTDASIRYSQGIEISMQKWSTGEEKCIQYRFNHNITSQVNPQGEKWTFLSERLEVDPDQNYTVSACSLPRANVNQDNDCPTVTYAVPGCSDDLMKYTEVCKRRGSLWDPDVTYIQSEMKMTIFFQTGNYSDKYHVLLQSHDSNKVCNYADQIFDEVVEQRLNVTFSTENWMQSCTAYKITIIPFFEDCHNDCKRVIVFVPEPEVTTARALRLTTEPTAAERTHLFAIIGVMLSVIAFGCIVCVQSESKRNEMIKDPEKEPDFGVSQELPQVQKKVLIIYSQDHSLYQNVVLAFAQFLMTVCGTKVALDCLQSNEAAEVGHINWLTLQKNESDKIIILCSRGTKAKWEAMLGVKQNKILLKSEERSPMHDMFTPAMALILPDFKRPASFGKYIITYFDDISSEDDVPDPFNVAVKYKLMKQFEDVHFRVQDLEKYEPGKTFHVTGITLDDYHKHPSGELLKNALQKFKLLQMKQPDWFEKECITSPEEAGIEEESPFDFSAIEQNILQYKTFGTSCTVNDIYTAKANGVIFERCPVGFEKTVQNVAMSQNVIGIDCNEAQIFNLGDTLEPLCSTSMMDCSQTVLNCSNFESPPKAEGSLRLANNWMLQNDIKTVPQSICESSVAVNETVVEDFGNEHNSCISDDVKRKLHDLQQMLFLQGLMSSEDSARDVVRYPQTLSLVEKEENVDSDQGYISQQTIGNTSSDVLNDLKMLQMALLNESMEAN
- the LOC138745964 gene encoding interleukin-17 receptor A-like isoform X2; its protein translation is MMTDSWAGLRENDDRQLGGARMMTACGGRMTVPPEAQGLSCTVLSANCLDPSWFKPSEWTPSFPKELLVTINKQEKAKGFYVPVLSIRWKLGTDASIRYSQGIEISMQKWSTGEEKCIQYRFNHNITSQVNPQGEKWTFLSERLEVDPDQNYTVSACSLPRANVNQDNDCPTVTYAVPGCSDDLMKYTEVCKRRGSLWDPDVTYIQSEMKMTIFFQTGNYSDKYHVLLQSHDSNKVCNYADQIFDEVVEQRLNVTFSTENWMQSCTAYKITIIPFFEDCHNDCKRVIVFVPEPEVTTARALRLTTEPTAAERTHLFAIIGVMLSVIAFGCIVCVQSESKRNEMIKDPEKEPDFGVSQELPQVQKKVLIIYSQDHSLYQNVVLAFAQFLMTVCGTKVALDCLQSNEAAEVGHINWLTLQKNESDKIIILCSRGTKAKWEAMLGVKQNKILLKSEERSPMHDMFTPAMALILPDFKRPASFGKYIITYFDDISSEDDVPDPFNVAVKYKLMKQFEDVHFRVQDLEKYEPGKTFHVTGITLDDYHKHPSGELLKNALQKFKLLQMKQPDWFEKECITSPEEAGIEEESPFDFSAIEQNILQYKTFGTSCTVNDIYTAKANGVIFERCPVGFEKTVQNVAMSQNVIGIDCNEAQIFNLGDTLEPLCSTSMMDCSQTVLNCSNFESPPKAEGSLRLANNWMLQNDIKTVPQSICESSVAVNETVVEDFGNEHNSCISDDVKRKLHDLQQMLFLQGLMSSEDSARDVVRYPQTLSLVEKEENVDSDQGYISQQTIGNTSSDVLNDLKMLQMALLNESMEAN
- the LOC138745964 gene encoding interleukin-17 receptor A-like isoform X1: MKSLWSGTRQLLRVVLLLLLSVGLPVGSEYLGDCSQQGLSCTVLSANCLDPSWFKPSEWTPSFPKELLVTINKQEKAKGFYVPVLSIRWKLGTDASIRYSQGIEISMQKWSTGEEKCIQYRFNHNITSQVNPQGEKWTFLSERLEVDPDQNYTVSACSLPRANVNQDNDCPTVTYAVPGCSDDLMKYTEVCKRRGSLWDPDVTYIQSEMKMTIFFQTGNYSDKYHVLLQSHDSNKVCNYADQIFDEVVEQRLNVTFSTENWMQSCTAYKITIIPFFEDCHNDCKRVIVFVPEPEVTTARALRLTTEPTAAERTHLFAIIGVMLSVIAFGCIVCVQSESKRNEMIKDPEKEPDFGVSQELPQVQKKVLIIYSQDHSLYQNVVLAFAQFLMTVCGTKVALDCLQSNEAAEVGHINWLTLQKNESDKIIILCSRGTKAKWEAMLGVKQNKILLKSEERSPMHDMFTPAMALILPDFKRPASFGKYIITYFDDISSEDDVPDPFNVAVKYKLMKQFEDVHFRVQDLEKYEPGKTFHVTGITLDDYHKHPSGELLKNALQKFKLLQMKQPDWFEKECITSPEEAGIEEESPFDFSAIEQNILQYKTFGTSCTVNDIYTAKANGVIFERCPVGFEKTVQNVAMSQNVIGIDCNEAQIFNLGDTLEPLCSTSMMDCSQTVLNCSNFESPPKAEGSLRLANNWMLQNDIKTVPQSICESSVAVNETVVEDFGNEHNSCISDDVKRKLHDLQQMLFLQGLMSSEDSARDVVRYPQTLSLVEKEENVDSDQGYISQQTIGNTSSDVLNDLKMLQMALLNESMEAN